In Saccharolobus solfataricus, a genomic segment contains:
- a CDS encoding MFS transporter, with translation MSIAGRIERLPWTSFHTRLLAILTLGEFFELYDLFTGGFVASQIASFYKVSSATGIYYTVAIFFLGAFVGAIIFNYIGDSVGRRTALIINMTITSIALLLIPFSPNILTLGILRFLAGVGVGPEAILVLDVLVTEFFPSNVRGKALAIGYTIAWTAPIVVAVLAYFLLPHKYFLYGWQWLFIIGGLGILTIIPFRFLIPESPRWLESKGRLDEAEKTVRKMEEIAIKEKGQLGEPIQVQVITSQRVKISELFSPLYRKRTVMLWIFEFLQAGVYYGFASLAPSVLFAKGFTLVHTLQYTMIIYTSYFISSLASIFIIDSQKFDRKWQVSIVMLLMGLVGLAFGFSSSPLEAVVTGFTFGFLSNIFSNAFHQYGAELYPTRVRAFADGVQYSLSRLGNYIWLTLLPIVLYSNGPVAMYTIVFIMALIVTLDVAILGPKASKIELEELSK, from the coding sequence ATGAGTATAGCTGGAAGAATAGAAAGACTACCTTGGACATCCTTTCATACTAGATTATTAGCTATCCTAACCCTGGGAGAATTCTTTGAACTATACGATCTATTTACTGGAGGATTTGTCGCATCACAGATAGCCTCATTCTACAAAGTCTCATCAGCAACTGGAATCTACTATACAGTTGCAATCTTCTTTCTAGGAGCATTCGTAGGTGCAATAATTTTCAATTATATAGGAGATTCAGTAGGTAGAAGGACAGCACTAATAATTAATATGACAATAACCTCTATCGCTCTGTTGCTCATTCCCTTCTCTCCCAATATTCTAACTTTGGGGATATTAAGATTCCTTGCTGGAGTAGGTGTTGGACCAGAAGCAATATTAGTTTTGGATGTTTTAGTAACGGAGTTCTTCCCATCTAACGTTAGAGGTAAGGCGTTAGCAATTGGCTATACCATAGCGTGGACTGCCCCTATCGTTGTTGCAGTTCTAGCTTATTTTCTTCTGCCTCACAAGTATTTTCTGTACGGATGGCAATGGTTATTCATAATAGGAGGGTTAGGGATACTGACAATAATACCATTTAGGTTCCTAATACCAGAATCTCCTAGATGGTTAGAAAGTAAGGGAAGATTGGATGAGGCTGAAAAAACAGTTAGAAAAATGGAGGAGATCGCAATTAAGGAGAAGGGACAATTAGGAGAACCAATACAGGTTCAAGTTATAACTTCACAAAGGGTTAAAATATCTGAACTATTCTCGCCATTGTATAGAAAGAGGACGGTAATGCTTTGGATATTTGAATTCTTACAAGCTGGTGTATATTATGGATTTGCGTCTCTAGCTCCTTCAGTGCTATTTGCGAAAGGTTTCACATTGGTGCATACTCTACAGTACACGATGATAATCTATACTTCATATTTTATAAGTTCTCTCGCATCAATCTTTATCATAGATAGTCAAAAGTTTGATAGAAAATGGCAAGTAAGTATTGTAATGTTACTAATGGGATTGGTGGGATTAGCCTTTGGATTTTCATCCTCTCCTCTGGAGGCAGTAGTAACTGGTTTCACATTCGGTTTCCTATCAAACATATTCTCTAACGCTTTCCATCAATACGGTGCAGAATTATACCCTACGAGAGTAAGGGCTTTTGCAGATGGTGTACAATACTCCTTAAGTAGGTTAGGAAACTACATTTGGTTAACCCTCTTACCAATAGTATTATATAGTAATGGACCAGTTGCAATGTACACTATAGTATTCATTATGGCTCTTATAGTAACTCTAGACGTAGCAATTTTAGGACCTAAGGCATCAAAGATTGAACTTGAAGAATTATCAAAATAA
- a CDS encoding CaiB/BaiF CoA transferase family protein — translation MDKIRVIELGSNISAPLVGTILADLGAEVIKVEPPPYGDDRRRVKPEINGISVYFASTNRGKKSVVINLKSDEGYEIFQRLVKTADVIVTNYRPSALKRLKVDYESVKRINPKIIYCSITGFGNLTEEADRPAYDPIILALSGLMDMTGEENPVKFATSISDITTGLLATVMILWALNKGGPTFIDVPMIYTQFYLTLEDAYMYLNTGKVPKRMGSAHRYLVPYQAFKVVDGYIYVAVFNDEQYLKLCKALNREDLCKFDTLQKRVENRDYLIKELGKIFEKNTRDYWVDLLSKADVPVAPVLSLEQAFKKYGNRLVYEIEGVKYIDFPINITSNKSKAPRLGENTKEVLLELGYSEGEINRLAEKGIIMLI, via the coding sequence ATGGATAAAATTAGGGTTATCGAACTAGGGAGTAACATTTCCGCACCTTTAGTTGGTACCATATTGGCTGACTTAGGAGCTGAAGTAATTAAGGTTGAACCACCACCTTACGGTGATGATAGGAGGAGAGTTAAGCCTGAAATAAACGGAATTAGTGTATATTTTGCGAGTACGAACAGAGGTAAGAAGAGTGTGGTAATTAACTTGAAGAGTGATGAGGGTTATGAGATCTTCCAAAGGCTAGTTAAAACTGCAGATGTTATAGTTACTAACTATAGGCCTTCCGCATTAAAGAGGCTTAAGGTTGACTACGAGAGTGTCAAGAGGATTAATCCTAAAATAATTTATTGTTCAATAACCGGTTTCGGTAATTTAACTGAAGAGGCTGATAGACCAGCTTACGATCCTATCATACTGGCGTTAAGTGGTTTAATGGACATGACTGGTGAGGAAAATCCGGTGAAGTTTGCCACTTCAATTTCAGATATTACCACTGGGTTACTTGCAACTGTGATGATACTATGGGCTTTAAATAAAGGAGGGCCAACATTTATTGACGTCCCAATGATATATACTCAATTTTATTTAACCTTAGAGGACGCTTATATGTATTTAAATACTGGGAAAGTTCCTAAAAGGATGGGTTCTGCACATAGATACCTAGTACCTTATCAAGCGTTTAAGGTTGTTGATGGTTATATATACGTTGCAGTATTCAATGATGAGCAATATCTAAAGCTTTGTAAGGCGTTAAATAGGGAGGACTTATGTAAATTTGACACGTTACAGAAGAGGGTTGAAAATAGGGATTATTTAATAAAAGAATTGGGGAAAATTTTTGAGAAGAATACTAGAGATTATTGGGTAGATTTATTAAGTAAGGCTGATGTACCAGTTGCCCCAGTATTAAGCCTAGAACAAGCGTTTAAAAAGTATGGTAATAGGTTGGTTTATGAGATTGAGGGCGTTAAGTATATTGATTTCCCCATAAACATAACGTCAAATAAGAGTAAAGCACCTAGACTTGGCGAGAATACTAAAGAGGTTTTACTTGAGTTAGGGTATTCGGAAGGGGAGATAAATAGACTTGCTGAAAAGGGGATAATAATGCTAATATGA
- a CDS encoding acyl-CoA dehydrogenase family protein → MLLQPKDEEEKLILSTVDQLMDKYNERYWLDKDQKREFPIDFLNDFMKLGLGSILIPVEYGGVGKGVRLASLILYNINLRGGNSYFVHGHYYNTALLSKHSGKRIIEKYFKDLANGAKVLSLALTEPQVGSDTTKIKTVAEKVGNSFFIKGHKIFISRLKYTDFMILVARTTPYEKVEKKTDGITLFLVDLREGRDGIEMREIKTMSNTNAYEVFIDGLKVPEDNVIGEVGKGFYYLLDLLNAERFMIAAEMIGNAEWFINKAVEYAKNRVVFDKQIGSFQGVQFPIAEVYAKLVSLSSYFNEGLRVIEKGKDTKTVGSYANISKYLATEIAWEAGNVAMDVYGGYGYAVETGIERKLRETRLYKVAPISQNLILAYIAHHILGLPKSY, encoded by the coding sequence ATGTTATTGCAACCAAAAGATGAAGAAGAGAAATTGATCCTCTCAACAGTTGACCAATTAATGGACAAATACAACGAAAGGTATTGGTTGGATAAGGATCAAAAGAGGGAATTCCCTATAGACTTCCTCAATGACTTTATGAAGTTAGGATTGGGATCAATTCTGATACCAGTAGAATATGGTGGAGTGGGGAAAGGAGTCAGACTAGCTTCCTTAATCCTCTATAATATAAATCTAAGAGGTGGTAATTCATATTTCGTACACGGACATTATTATAACACTGCCTTACTATCAAAACATAGCGGTAAGAGGATAATAGAAAAGTACTTCAAGGATCTTGCAAATGGTGCTAAAGTACTATCATTAGCTTTAACTGAGCCACAAGTTGGGTCGGATACGACGAAAATTAAGACAGTTGCTGAAAAAGTTGGGAATAGTTTCTTCATAAAGGGTCACAAGATATTCATTTCTAGGTTAAAGTACACTGACTTTATGATATTAGTAGCAAGAACGACACCCTATGAAAAAGTTGAAAAGAAGACAGATGGGATAACCTTGTTTTTAGTTGATCTAAGAGAGGGAAGGGATGGAATTGAGATGAGGGAAATAAAGACCATGTCAAATACTAATGCTTATGAAGTGTTTATAGATGGTCTCAAAGTGCCAGAGGATAACGTTATAGGAGAGGTCGGAAAGGGTTTCTACTATTTACTTGACCTATTAAATGCGGAAAGGTTTATGATAGCAGCTGAAATGATCGGCAATGCGGAGTGGTTCATAAACAAAGCAGTTGAATACGCAAAGAACAGAGTCGTCTTCGACAAACAAATAGGTAGTTTTCAAGGTGTTCAGTTTCCAATAGCTGAGGTATATGCTAAGTTGGTATCCCTCTCATCTTATTTTAATGAAGGTTTAAGAGTAATAGAAAAGGGGAAAGATACAAAAACTGTTGGAAGTTACGCGAATATATCCAAATACTTAGCTACTGAGATAGCTTGGGAAGCTGGAAATGTCGCAATGGACGTTTACGGAGGTTATGGGTATGCTGTGGAAACTGGAATAGAGAGAAAACTTAGAGAGACCAGATTATATAAGGTAGCCCCAATATCGCAAAACTTAATCCTAGCTTACATTGCTCATCATATACTGGGCCTTCCTAAATCATATTAG
- the cedA gene encoding DNA import protein CedA, with amino-acid sequence MYSPFEILYLAIIIDSLSYTIGALLYGSPIPVRGFKEMGHKMIVNSIYVAVLANIFGLILSILSQLQNIVGANWSTFYLDIGLLQIQTGVAINMGKFLYGIIALILYYFKVPSQFYSLVTPLLQYISFLTDILILLNFYMDLGIFIQSSYMVLIAIGILLMALPFQMGKGIGAMLISFTIVFYVGLPLLPILISNSSPLQNQNFVLQDISLQTEEFYAQIPALFYSFILIPLTYVGVLVGFSVVLQSFIGGYVGRLPIPVEI; translated from the coding sequence GTGTACTCACCATTTGAAATACTGTATTTAGCGATTATAATAGACTCCCTCTCTTACACTATAGGTGCACTACTTTACGGCTCTCCAATACCAGTAAGAGGATTCAAAGAAATGGGTCATAAAATGATAGTTAACTCAATCTACGTAGCAGTATTAGCCAACATCTTTGGCCTCATTCTTTCTATATTGTCACAATTACAAAACATAGTAGGAGCGAATTGGAGTACCTTTTACTTAGATATAGGTCTACTTCAAATCCAAACCGGTGTGGCCATCAATATGGGGAAATTCCTATACGGCATTATAGCGCTAATACTCTACTATTTTAAGGTACCTAGCCAGTTCTACTCCTTGGTAACACCACTTTTACAATACATTTCATTCCTAACAGATATATTAATTCTATTAAACTTCTATATGGATTTAGGTATTTTCATCCAATCGTCTTATATGGTATTAATCGCAATTGGAATACTATTGATGGCTTTGCCATTTCAGATGGGTAAGGGAATTGGAGCCATGTTAATATCCTTTACCATAGTGTTTTATGTGGGGCTCCCACTTTTACCAATACTCATATCCAACAGTTCCCCTCTCCAAAACCAAAACTTCGTCTTACAAGATATTTCACTACAAACTGAAGAGTTCTATGCCCAGATTCCAGCCCTATTTTACTCCTTCATCCTAATTCCATTAACGTACGTGGGAGTACTAGTTGGGTTTTCGGTCGTCTTACAGAGTTTTATAGGAGGTTATGTTGGGAGATTACCAATTCCGGTTGAAATTTGA
- a CDS encoding MFS transporter translates to MLNEMSSLSSREIKLIFLNFMSYTFLVYNYSILLVFNSPYISQTLFKGSYVLSLLGVYGLLLIDVVMRVPGAYVLGPISDRYGRKLVTRISSLGSALPLVAVALIPDPSPLLLIILYVIQGFFTGGLSAGITVVGVEDLPERHRGWFGGSGFAVGGSAYLLASIVFFIIITVIGSYNYIEIGWRIMFLTSLLILPFGFLMPESLRFRRNKERVKSPAKLLISSYKRQFILSSTLTALWASMNALVNVMLPNFLYAVNHLSKVEIGYMSLIYSVIAIISAFMGGELSEKIGRKKVSMIGGIFGILLSPVFILMSLSSRSLIPIFVSILGFVSVFGGGGIMSYVNENFPTKIRSTGVSLSWNIGFLVGNFVPLLLITVLYLTSITLFPLVEMVTMIILGALIISVSVISHETKGNIEKE, encoded by the coding sequence ATGTTAAACGAGATGAGCTCACTATCAAGCAGGGAAATTAAGTTAATATTCCTAAATTTCATGAGTTATACATTTCTAGTATATAATTATTCGATATTGTTAGTATTTAACTCACCATATATCTCTCAAACGTTATTTAAAGGTTCGTACGTACTCTCACTATTAGGGGTTTATGGCTTACTATTAATAGACGTAGTTATGAGAGTGCCTGGGGCTTACGTATTGGGACCAATAAGCGATAGGTATGGTAGGAAGCTAGTTACCAGAATATCCAGTTTAGGCTCAGCTTTGCCTTTAGTTGCAGTAGCCCTAATACCAGATCCCTCTCCCTTGTTATTAATAATACTATATGTGATACAAGGTTTCTTTACGGGAGGATTATCAGCTGGGATAACTGTAGTAGGTGTCGAGGATTTGCCGGAAAGACATAGGGGTTGGTTTGGAGGATCTGGATTTGCTGTTGGTGGTTCAGCGTACCTTCTAGCGTCAATAGTGTTTTTCATAATAATTACCGTAATAGGTAGTTATAACTATATTGAAATAGGATGGAGAATAATGTTCTTGACCTCTCTTCTTATCTTGCCCTTTGGGTTCTTAATGCCTGAGTCCTTAAGGTTTAGGAGAAATAAGGAGAGGGTAAAATCACCTGCTAAGCTGTTAATTTCGTCATACAAGAGACAATTTATATTGTCATCAACGTTAACGGCTCTTTGGGCTTCGATGAATGCGTTAGTTAACGTCATGTTACCTAATTTTCTTTACGCCGTTAATCACTTATCAAAAGTTGAAATAGGATACATGTCCTTGATATACAGTGTAATAGCTATCATTTCGGCATTTATGGGAGGTGAATTGAGTGAAAAAATTGGCAGAAAGAAGGTATCAATGATAGGTGGAATTTTTGGAATTTTGCTCTCACCAGTTTTCATACTAATGTCCCTATCTTCAAGGTCGTTAATTCCCATTTTTGTTTCAATTCTGGGCTTCGTATCTGTATTTGGAGGTGGTGGGATAATGAGCTACGTAAATGAGAATTTCCCAACCAAAATTAGAAGCACTGGGGTATCCTTAAGCTGGAATATAGGGTTCTTAGTTGGAAATTTCGTCCCATTACTTCTCATAACTGTCCTTTACCTTACTTCAATAACATTATTCCCACTCGTGGAAATGGTAACTATGATCATTCTTGGCGCATTAATAATTTCGGTAAGCGTTATCTCGCATGAGACAAAGGGCAATATAGAGAAGGAGTAG
- a CDS encoding NAD(P)/FAD-dependent oxidoreductase: MQGERVVILGGGFAGIAAKLVYPNAILVDEKDFMVVTPRLVEVIEKNLPLSYALIHRKVDVKAKILKVDFKEKKVITTNGEIKFDKLIIALGYEQDLSKIKGAENYGIGFTLENIEKIKSFKEGSVVTILGGGALGVELAGALRKRGHIVNLVEAESRLLPYLVSDFSREVQRVLENQGVNVILSAKVEEVNQNEVVTTQGRIRSDYVIFSAGFSGPKIIKEMALSNKNNRMLVDRYLRSIDYDFVYGAGDCANFKDGFIPQSAQVSLQAGEVAMNNAIKDEKVEFKPVQRAIVLKIGEDYIGLIKNTVISGPIASFIKSFAISSLEGKVKKVNRLILAVFTRGVTSAYF, from the coding sequence ATGCAAGGTGAAAGAGTAGTAATATTAGGAGGAGGATTTGCAGGTATTGCGGCTAAGTTAGTATATCCTAATGCAATACTCGTTGACGAAAAGGACTTCATGGTAGTTACTCCAAGGCTGGTAGAGGTTATAGAGAAGAACCTTCCTTTATCATACGCCTTAATTCATAGGAAAGTTGACGTTAAGGCTAAGATTTTAAAGGTTGACTTTAAGGAGAAGAAGGTAATAACGACTAATGGTGAAATCAAGTTCGATAAATTAATAATTGCCTTAGGTTATGAGCAAGATTTAAGTAAGATAAAGGGAGCTGAAAATTACGGTATAGGATTTACTTTGGAAAATATAGAAAAGATTAAGTCATTTAAAGAGGGTTCCGTAGTTACAATTCTCGGAGGAGGAGCGTTAGGAGTCGAGTTGGCTGGAGCGTTGAGGAAGAGGGGTCATATTGTAAATTTAGTTGAGGCAGAAAGTAGACTATTACCCTATCTGGTCTCCGATTTCTCTAGGGAAGTTCAAAGGGTTTTGGAAAATCAAGGCGTTAACGTAATTTTAAGTGCTAAGGTAGAGGAAGTAAATCAGAATGAGGTAGTTACCACGCAAGGAAGAATAAGGAGTGATTATGTAATCTTCTCTGCAGGTTTTTCCGGTCCTAAAATAATAAAGGAAATGGCATTATCGAATAAGAACAATAGAATGCTAGTTGACAGATATCTCAGATCAATCGATTATGATTTCGTTTATGGCGCGGGGGATTGTGCTAACTTTAAGGATGGGTTTATTCCACAATCTGCACAAGTTTCCTTACAGGCTGGCGAAGTTGCCATGAATAATGCAATAAAGGATGAGAAAGTAGAGTTTAAACCAGTACAGAGAGCTATAGTGCTCAAGATTGGTGAAGATTATATTGGTTTGATAAAGAACACCGTAATAAGTGGTCCCATAGCGTCATTCATTAAATCCTTTGCTATTAGTTCTTTAGAGGGTAAGGTTAAGAAAGTGAATAGACTTATCCTAGCTGTGTTTACCCGTGGCGTAACTTCTGCTTACTTTTAA
- a CDS encoding MFS transporter — protein MKSEDFLLVLASSVGGIVWGANTVIMALYLKSLGLNPLTIGVILGSAIIVNTLLSLFWAVLGDAYGRKKFVYISRGVGGLSFLLLLITPYAYLFINQGYGLISSILAEKSGDLDKAMAYRSSLNTIFSVVGSLLPIVLNYRSIIAVDSIVTFLSLLLLIPVKENYRGTRKVTLKISSFKVLGKLSTEAIIGLGAGVLLPMLSLWFNLRFHATASSLSPIYAISEITLALGTLTSPFLAKTLGRIRAIVITHFAAIALLFIMPFSTSLFIAGVIYVMRNVLMNSTGPLMNSLVFKVVKEEERSRVNSMLQLLDAIPRSLGPNLTGYLFYIGNLNVPFFITGSLYLVATILFYNFFKDIKI, from the coding sequence ATGAAAAGTGAGGATTTTTTATTAGTGTTAGCTTCCTCCGTAGGTGGAATAGTTTGGGGAGCTAACACGGTTATAATGGCGTTATATCTGAAATCGCTTGGTCTAAATCCCTTAACAATAGGAGTAATATTGGGAAGCGCTATAATAGTTAATACGTTATTATCCTTATTCTGGGCAGTATTGGGAGACGCTTACGGAAGGAAGAAATTCGTATACATATCTAGAGGTGTCGGAGGACTCTCCTTTCTTCTACTTCTAATAACCCCTTATGCATATCTTTTTATAAACCAAGGTTATGGCCTAATCTCCTCAATACTAGCTGAGAAAAGTGGAGATTTGGATAAGGCAATGGCTTATAGGTCATCCTTAAATACAATCTTCTCCGTAGTAGGTTCCTTACTGCCAATAGTGCTAAACTATAGAAGCATTATAGCAGTTGACAGTATCGTAACGTTCTTATCGTTATTACTTCTCATTCCAGTTAAGGAAAATTATAGGGGAACAAGGAAAGTGACGCTTAAAATCTCTTCCTTTAAGGTGTTAGGAAAACTCTCAACCGAGGCAATAATAGGATTGGGAGCAGGGGTCTTGTTACCTATGCTATCTTTATGGTTCAACTTAAGGTTTCACGCCACAGCTTCATCGCTTTCTCCAATATATGCAATATCAGAGATAACCTTAGCATTGGGTACCTTAACCTCGCCGTTTTTAGCTAAAACATTGGGTAGAATAAGAGCAATAGTAATAACGCATTTTGCCGCAATAGCCCTCCTATTTATAATGCCATTTTCCACTTCCTTATTTATTGCTGGAGTAATTTACGTAATGAGAAACGTATTAATGAATTCGACTGGGCCATTGATGAATAGCTTAGTTTTCAAAGTTGTGAAAGAAGAGGAAAGGAGTAGGGTAAATAGTATGCTTCAGCTCCTTGATGCAATTCCCCGATCTTTAGGACCCAATCTGACAGGTTATTTATTTTATATTGGGAACTTAAATGTACCCTTCTTTATAACGGGATCGTTGTATCTAGTTGCGACAATTCTCTTCTATAACTTCTTTAAGGATATAAAAATATGA
- a CDS encoding DUF981 family protein: MALFIDPLTSQLIAMAVSFLVLAYALFKTYRVHSTVVDYRNAMKSAYMPLLALGIFMTITGIYGLLVWPLISSYNILFYDLYPILGIGLMSIAVSVKNDYKLEVLGFMGLLYGLVTIYYGVTGYLYNMTLEPIALLALYALTGLSSIFFYPVAVFLDNVKVSKVFLIIDAVLLILAALMAGYIGLEAVPSHLAGFAKWTPFV; the protein is encoded by the coding sequence ATGGCTTTATTCATAGATCCGTTAACAAGTCAACTCATAGCTATGGCAGTTAGCTTCTTAGTATTAGCTTATGCGTTATTTAAGACCTATAGAGTCCACAGTACAGTAGTCGACTATAGGAACGCCATGAAGAGCGCATATATGCCACTCCTAGCATTAGGAATATTTATGACAATTACTGGAATTTACGGACTGTTAGTATGGCCATTGATTAGTAGCTACAACATATTATTTTACGACTTATACCCAATTTTAGGAATTGGATTAATGAGCATTGCAGTTAGTGTAAAAAATGACTATAAGCTGGAAGTTTTAGGTTTTATGGGATTATTGTACGGACTAGTTACTATATACTATGGAGTGACTGGTTATTTATACAATATGACCCTTGAACCAATAGCATTATTAGCACTTTACGCATTAACAGGTTTATCTTCCATCTTCTTTTATCCAGTTGCCGTATTTCTTGATAACGTTAAGGTCAGCAAGGTATTCCTAATAATTGATGCAGTACTATTGATCCTCGCAGCACTTATGGCAGGATATATAGGTTTAGAGGCAGTGCCTAGCCACCTAGCTGGATTCGCTAAATGGACTCCGTTTGTATAA
- a CDS encoding ISH3-like element ISC1439A family transposase: MQTIQVSKTELKSLAITLATNNINVISQDLDPEIVKAAPSLLTGNRGKYYLKVVRQGEKVISKGQRTFKFYPIYREVKGETNVVAVDETGLTVGEKEQEKAEGFLLYNWKRKGIKMRSLDLVYPLRLPLLVEVADLRSDSPSQFLLRSVREVSQYMEIDYVVADAGFLNLGVIKEMPVKTIVRGKSNLKGFKELSNVPLVEKRYEVKDKVYVAYRVLEFEGLYYYDVVYVKGKPRHFMFVTNFEGDPYELAELYRLRWQVEEGFKVRKARIRYVRKLSNKIFLFLYYTVLDSAWNLVNHLLFNFKSTCKKVLSFDSFVKLL, translated from the coding sequence ATGCAAACCATACAAGTATCCAAAACGGAGCTGAAGTCCCTCGCTATAACTTTAGCAACAAACAATATTAACGTTATCTCTCAAGATCTAGACCCGGAAATAGTGAAAGCAGCACCATCCTTGCTAACCGGAAACAGAGGAAAATACTACTTGAAGGTAGTAAGACAAGGCGAGAAAGTAATTAGTAAAGGTCAGAGAACCTTCAAGTTCTACCCAATCTACAGAGAAGTAAAGGGAGAGACCAACGTAGTCGCTGTAGATGAGACCGGATTAACCGTGGGAGAAAAGGAACAAGAAAAAGCAGAGGGCTTTCTACTCTACAACTGGAAGAGAAAAGGAATAAAGATGAGATCCTTGGACCTCGTATATCCCTTAAGGTTACCCCTCCTAGTGGAGGTAGCAGATTTGAGAAGCGACAGTCCATCACAGTTCCTACTCAGGAGCGTGAGGGAAGTAAGCCAATACATGGAAATAGATTACGTTGTAGCTGACGCCGGATTCTTGAACCTAGGGGTCATCAAGGAAATGCCCGTGAAGACCATTGTGAGAGGAAAGTCGAACTTGAAGGGATTCAAGGAACTATCTAACGTTCCATTAGTTGAGAAGAGATACGAGGTTAAGGACAAGGTTTACGTTGCGTATAGGGTCTTGGAATTTGAAGGGCTTTATTATTACGATGTGGTTTACGTTAAGGGAAAGCCGAGGCACTTCATGTTCGTAACGAACTTCGAGGGAGATCCCTATGAACTGGCTGAACTCTATAGGTTGAGGTGGCAGGTTGAGGAGGGTTTTAAGGTTAGGAAGGCAAGGATAAGGTATGTTAGGAAGTTGAGTAATAAGATCTTCTTGTTCCTCTATTATACGGTTCTGGATTCTGCGTGGAATCTAGTGAATCATCTTCTCTTTAACTTCAAGTCCACGTGTAAGAAGGTTTTGTCCTTCGATTCATTCGTCAAGCTTCTCTAA
- a CDS encoding RNA-guided endonuclease InsQ/TnpB family protein → MLKNLRIRKFEPEEEYVYFTYSIKNDKREKSKELIKEYGTLLQKAIDYLWSLTKIQVRKNGNYKITLPKKKEVYKPLREELEKINHLASHYVDKAINDAFSILKSWRKRAIKGRASIEKPGVKNAYVRIKTTLRKVVGESVRITVRPYEYITFSWSNLWFSRRVRELELGEPIIKEEKVYLPFRYKLPWATPLNFLAIDSNLYTLDAYDGEKFITISLKQLYSLKYSMEVKRAKVQSFASKHTKRGRELLRKYSHRERNRVLDFVRKFVNALLDLYPMTFFAVEKLSKESMFKDANGSLSRKISRTVWGSIHRVLKYKAPLYGSFVKEVNPHFTSRSCPRCGFVSRKVGKTFECERCGFKLDRQLNASLNIYLKMCGFPHIRDIPRVWVGVIPLMGRRGMNGFPRDFGEAQGLRIDIKYHEIP, encoded by the coding sequence GTGCTGAAGAACTTAAGAATTAGAAAATTTGAACCGGAAGAGGAATACGTGTACTTCACGTACTCCATCAAGAACGACAAGAGGGAGAAGAGCAAAGAGTTAATTAAAGAATACGGAACACTACTACAGAAAGCAATTGACTACTTGTGGAGTTTAACGAAAATACAAGTAAGAAAGAACGGTAATTACAAGATAACACTACCGAAGAAGAAGGAGGTGTATAAACCACTTAGGGAAGAGTTGGAGAAGATCAATCACCTCGCGTCACACTACGTCGATAAGGCAATTAATGACGCATTCTCGATCTTGAAGTCGTGGAGGAAAAGGGCTATAAAGGGGAGAGCTTCGATTGAAAAACCAGGGGTGAAGAATGCTTACGTTAGGATAAAGACGACTCTGAGGAAGGTTGTGGGGGAAAGCGTTAGAATAACTGTAAGACCTTATGAGTACATCACCTTCTCGTGGAGTAACTTGTGGTTCTCAAGAAGGGTTAGGGAGTTGGAACTTGGTGAACCGATAATTAAGGAGGAGAAAGTGTATTTGCCATTTCGTTACAAGTTACCTTGGGCAACACCATTAAACTTCTTGGCCATTGACTCCAACTTATACACGTTAGACGCTTACGACGGAGAGAAGTTCATTACAATCTCACTAAAGCAGTTGTACTCCCTTAAGTACTCCATGGAGGTGAAGAGGGCTAAGGTGCAATCATTTGCATCAAAGCACACGAAGAGGGGGAGAGAGTTGTTAAGGAAGTATTCGCATAGGGAGAGGAATCGCGTTCTGGACTTCGTTCGTAAATTTGTAAATGCGTTACTAGACCTATATCCCATGACGTTTTTCGCTGTGGAAAAGCTTAGCAAAGAGAGTATGTTTAAGGATGCTAATGGCTCTCTTTCGAGGAAGATTTCTAGGACTGTTTGGGGGAGTATACATAGAGTGTTGAAGTACAAGGCTCCGCTTTACGGTTCTTTCGTTAAGGAAGTGAACCCACACTTTACATCTAGGTCTTGCCCCAGATGTGGGTTTGTATCCCGAAAGGTTGGTAAGACCTTTGAGTGTGAGAGGTGTGGGTTCAAGTTGGATAGGCAATTGAACGCGTCACTGAATATTTATCTCAAGATGTGCGGATTCCCTCACATCCGTGATATTCCGCGGGTGTGGGTTGGGGTTATTCCGCTAATGGGGCGGAGAGGGATGAACGGGTTTCCCCGTGACTTTGGTGAAGCCCAAGGGCTGAGGATTGATATTAAATATCATGAAATCCCATGA